A stretch of Kryptolebias marmoratus isolate JLee-2015 linkage group LG24, ASM164957v2, whole genome shotgun sequence DNA encodes these proteins:
- the lhx9 gene encoding LIM/homeobox protein Lhx9 isoform X1 produces MEVVSCKTEAGSCTLCPGPPGAMLFHGISGDHIQGIMEEMERRSKTESRLAKGMQLNGRESTMPSMSPEKPALCAGCGGKISDRYYLLAVDKQWHLRCLKCCECKLALESELTCFAKDGSIYCKEDYYRRFSVQRCARCHLGISASEMVMRARDSVYHLSCFTCTTCNKTLTTGDHFGMKDSLVYCRLHFETLVQGPDYHPQLNFAELAAKGGGLALPYFNGTGTAQKGRPRKRKSPAMGIDIPSYNTGCNENDTDHLDRDQQAYAPTQKTKRMRTSFKHHQLRTMKSYFAINHNPDAKDLKQLAQKTGLTKRVLQVWFQNARAKFRRNVLRQENGGVDKADGTSLPPPSSDSGALTPPSSAATLTDLTNPSITVVTSVTSSLDSHDSGSPSQTTLTNLF; encoded by the exons ATGGAAGTTGTGAGCTGCAAGACAGAGGCAGGCAGTTGCACGTTGTGTCCAGGACCACCGGGAGCCATGCTTTTCCACGGGATCTCCGGGGATCACATCCAGGGGATcatggaggagatggagaggagGTCCAAGACGGAGTCGCGCCTGGCGAAGGGCATGCAGCTCAACGGGAGAGAGTCG ACCATGCCCTCCATGAGCCCGGAGAAGCCTGCCCTGTGTGCCGGCTGTGGAGGCAAGATTTCGGACAGATACTACCTCCTGGCCGTGGACAAGCAGTGGCACCTGCGGTGCCTCAAATGCTGTGAATGTAAACTAGCGCTGGAGTCGGAGCTAACGTGTTTTGCCAAGGATGGGAGTATTTACTGCAAGGAGGATTACTACAG AAGGTTCTCCGTGCAGAGGTGCGCGCGCTGCCACCTCGGGATTTCGGCCTCGGAGATGGTGATGCGAGCGCGCGACTCCGTGTACCACCTGAGCTGCTTCACGTGCACCACCTGCAACAAGACCCTGACCACGGGCGACCACTTCGGCATGAAGGACAGCCTGGTGTACTGCCGGCTCCACTTCGAGACGCTGGTCCAGGGCCCGGACTACCACCCGCAGCTCAACTTCGCCGAGCTCGCGGCCAAGGGCGGCGGCCTCGCGCTGCCTTACTTCAACGGCACCGGCACGGCGCAGAAGGGGAGgccgaggaagaggaagagccCGGCCATGGGGATAGATATACCCAGCTACAACACAG GCTGCAATGAGAACGACACCGACCACCTGGACCGGGACCAGCAGGCCTACGCTCCAACGCAGAAAACCAAACGCATGCGGACCTCCTTCAAGCACCATCAGCTGCGGACAATGAAATCCTACTTCGCCATCAACCATAACCCGGATGCCAAGGACTTAAAGCAGCTGGCCCAGAAAACGGGCCTCACTAAGCGAGTTCTACAG GTTTGGTTCCAAAACGCAAGAGCCAAATTCAGAAGGAACGTTTTGCGACAGGAGAATGGAGGTGTTGATAAGGCTGATGGCACCTCACTCCCTCCGCCCTCATCCGACAGTGGGGCCCTGACCCCCCCCTCCAGCGCGGCCACACTAACAGACCTGACAAACCCCTCTATCACTGTAGTGACCTCCGTCACCTCTAGTTTGGACAGCCATGATTCGGGGAGCCCTTCGCAAACTACCTTGACAAACCTTTTCTAA
- the lhx9 gene encoding LIM/homeobox protein Lhx9 isoform X2: protein MEVVSCKTEAGSCTLCPGPPGAMLFHGISGDHIQGIMEEMERRSKTESRLAKGMQLNGRESTMPSMSPEKPALCAGCGGKISDRYYLLAVDKQWHLRCLKCCECKLALESELTCFAKDGSIYCKEDYYRFSVQRCARCHLGISASEMVMRARDSVYHLSCFTCTTCNKTLTTGDHFGMKDSLVYCRLHFETLVQGPDYHPQLNFAELAAKGGGLALPYFNGTGTAQKGRPRKRKSPAMGIDIPSYNTGCNENDTDHLDRDQQAYAPTQKTKRMRTSFKHHQLRTMKSYFAINHNPDAKDLKQLAQKTGLTKRVLQVWFQNARAKFRRNVLRQENGGVDKADGTSLPPPSSDSGALTPPSSAATLTDLTNPSITVVTSVTSSLDSHDSGSPSQTTLTNLF, encoded by the exons ATGGAAGTTGTGAGCTGCAAGACAGAGGCAGGCAGTTGCACGTTGTGTCCAGGACCACCGGGAGCCATGCTTTTCCACGGGATCTCCGGGGATCACATCCAGGGGATcatggaggagatggagaggagGTCCAAGACGGAGTCGCGCCTGGCGAAGGGCATGCAGCTCAACGGGAGAGAGTCG ACCATGCCCTCCATGAGCCCGGAGAAGCCTGCCCTGTGTGCCGGCTGTGGAGGCAAGATTTCGGACAGATACTACCTCCTGGCCGTGGACAAGCAGTGGCACCTGCGGTGCCTCAAATGCTGTGAATGTAAACTAGCGCTGGAGTCGGAGCTAACGTGTTTTGCCAAGGATGGGAGTATTTACTGCAAGGAGGATTACTACAG GTTCTCCGTGCAGAGGTGCGCGCGCTGCCACCTCGGGATTTCGGCCTCGGAGATGGTGATGCGAGCGCGCGACTCCGTGTACCACCTGAGCTGCTTCACGTGCACCACCTGCAACAAGACCCTGACCACGGGCGACCACTTCGGCATGAAGGACAGCCTGGTGTACTGCCGGCTCCACTTCGAGACGCTGGTCCAGGGCCCGGACTACCACCCGCAGCTCAACTTCGCCGAGCTCGCGGCCAAGGGCGGCGGCCTCGCGCTGCCTTACTTCAACGGCACCGGCACGGCGCAGAAGGGGAGgccgaggaagaggaagagccCGGCCATGGGGATAGATATACCCAGCTACAACACAG GCTGCAATGAGAACGACACCGACCACCTGGACCGGGACCAGCAGGCCTACGCTCCAACGCAGAAAACCAAACGCATGCGGACCTCCTTCAAGCACCATCAGCTGCGGACAATGAAATCCTACTTCGCCATCAACCATAACCCGGATGCCAAGGACTTAAAGCAGCTGGCCCAGAAAACGGGCCTCACTAAGCGAGTTCTACAG GTTTGGTTCCAAAACGCAAGAGCCAAATTCAGAAGGAACGTTTTGCGACAGGAGAATGGAGGTGTTGATAAGGCTGATGGCACCTCACTCCCTCCGCCCTCATCCGACAGTGGGGCCCTGACCCCCCCCTCCAGCGCGGCCACACTAACAGACCTGACAAACCCCTCTATCACTGTAGTGACCTCCGTCACCTCTAGTTTGGACAGCCATGATTCGGGGAGCCCTTCGCAAACTACCTTGACAAACCTTTTCTAA
- the lhx9 gene encoding LIM/homeobox protein Lhx9 isoform X3 gives MEVVSCKTEAGSCTLCPGPPGAMLFHGISGDHIQGIMEEMERRSKTESRLAKGMQLNGRESTMPSMSPEKPALCAGCGGKISDRYYLLAVDKQWHLRCLKCCECKLALESELTCFAKDGSIYCKEDYYRRFSVQRCARCHLGISASEMVMRARDSVYHLSCFTCTTCNKTLTTGDHFGMKDSLVYCRLHFETLVQGPDYHPQLNFAELAAKGGGLALPYFNGTGTAQKGRPRKRKSPAMGIDIPSYNTGCNENDTDHLDRDQQAYAPTQKTKRMRTSFKHHQLRTMKSYFAINHNPDAKDLKQLAQKTGLTKRVLQGEQILGHYSHTSRRLKIP, from the exons ATGGAAGTTGTGAGCTGCAAGACAGAGGCAGGCAGTTGCACGTTGTGTCCAGGACCACCGGGAGCCATGCTTTTCCACGGGATCTCCGGGGATCACATCCAGGGGATcatggaggagatggagaggagGTCCAAGACGGAGTCGCGCCTGGCGAAGGGCATGCAGCTCAACGGGAGAGAGTCG ACCATGCCCTCCATGAGCCCGGAGAAGCCTGCCCTGTGTGCCGGCTGTGGAGGCAAGATTTCGGACAGATACTACCTCCTGGCCGTGGACAAGCAGTGGCACCTGCGGTGCCTCAAATGCTGTGAATGTAAACTAGCGCTGGAGTCGGAGCTAACGTGTTTTGCCAAGGATGGGAGTATTTACTGCAAGGAGGATTACTACAG AAGGTTCTCCGTGCAGAGGTGCGCGCGCTGCCACCTCGGGATTTCGGCCTCGGAGATGGTGATGCGAGCGCGCGACTCCGTGTACCACCTGAGCTGCTTCACGTGCACCACCTGCAACAAGACCCTGACCACGGGCGACCACTTCGGCATGAAGGACAGCCTGGTGTACTGCCGGCTCCACTTCGAGACGCTGGTCCAGGGCCCGGACTACCACCCGCAGCTCAACTTCGCCGAGCTCGCGGCCAAGGGCGGCGGCCTCGCGCTGCCTTACTTCAACGGCACCGGCACGGCGCAGAAGGGGAGgccgaggaagaggaagagccCGGCCATGGGGATAGATATACCCAGCTACAACACAG GCTGCAATGAGAACGACACCGACCACCTGGACCGGGACCAGCAGGCCTACGCTCCAACGCAGAAAACCAAACGCATGCGGACCTCCTTCAAGCACCATCAGCTGCGGACAATGAAATCCTACTTCGCCATCAACCATAACCCGGATGCCAAGGACTTAAAGCAGCTGGCCCAGAAAACGGGCCTCACTAAGCGAGTTCTACAG GGAGAACAAATCTTGGGGCATTACAGCCATACATCCCGACGTTTGAAAATTCCCTAA